In the genome of Chryseobacterium sp. 52, the window GGTGTTTGGTAATTCAAAAATAATTGTTAGATTTGTCTAACAATTTTAATTTCATGAAGCGAATACTATTTTCTACTGTCCTTTTATCCTCTTATTGTTTTTCTCAGGAGACGGACAGTCTGAGTTTACAACAACATATAAAAACCGATTCCACAACAGTTTCCAAAGCAAAAATAACGACCAGTAATATTGAAGATGTTGTCATTACCGGAACGATAAAACCTACAAGCAGATCAAAAAGCCCGGTAGCCGTTGAGATCTACAGTCAGAAATTTTTCCAGAAAAATCCAACACCGAGTATTTTTGAAGCCATTGCAATGGTGAATGGCGTAAAACCACAGTTGAACTGTTCGGTCTGCAACACAGGAGATATTCATATCAATGGTCTTGAAGGACCTTACACGATGATTCTGATTGATGGAATGCCTATTGTAAGTTCTCTTTCTACAGTGTACGGATTGAGCGGAATTCCGAACAGTCTTGTAGACAGGATTGAGGTCGTAAAAGGTCCGGCTTCTTCTATTTACGGTTCTGAAGCAATGGGTGGAGTGATCAACATTATCACTAAAAATGCACTTACAGCTCCGAAATTGAGTGTTGACTTGATGACAAGCACATGGAGTGAGAATAATTTTGATCTTGCTACAAAATTTAATGTTGGGAAGAATGCAGCCTCTTTATTAAGCTTAAACTATTTCAGTTTTAAAGAAAAGATAGACCGGAACAAAGACAACTTTACAGATGCTGCATTGCAAAGCAGAGTTTCAATTTTTAATAAATGGAATTTTCAAAGAAAAGAAAACCGTCAGGCAAGTTTTGCAATGAGGTATTTATACGAAGACCGTTTCGGTGGCGAAATGCAGTGGAACCGATCTCACCGTGGAAGTGGTGATGTATATGGAGAAAGTATTTATACCAACAGAGCAGAAGTTTTTGGACTCTATCAATGGCCTTTAAAAGAATATATCGTTACCCAGTTCTCTTACAATTATCATGATCAGAACTCTTTTTATGGCAGTAATCCGTATAATGCACTTCAGAAAGTAGCTTTTGCACAGACCTATTGGAGTAAAAAGCTGGGAAAACATGACATAACAAGTGGAGTGACTTTCAAAAGAACTTTTTATGATGACAATACGCCCGGAACTTTATCCGGAGACGGAGTCACCAATGAACCGATGAAGTCGCCGATCTGGGGAGCTTTTGTTCAGGATCAGTGGGAAATTAATGATAAAAATACTTTACTGGTCGGCTATCGTTTTGATTATGACAAGATTCATCATGAAGTACATTCGCCCAGATTTGCATGGAAATTTTCCCCGAATCCTTATCATACGCTTAGGTTTAATTTCGGAACAGGATTCAGAGTGGTGAATCTGTTTACGGAAGACCACGCTGCTTTGACAGGTTCACGTGAAGTATTGATCAAGTCGGATCTGAAGCCTGAAAGATCAGTCAACGGAAACCTGAACTATATCTGGAAAATTCCGGTGGGAAGCCGTTTGCTGCAACTTGATGCCTCTGCATTTTATACCTATTTCAGCAATAAGATTGTCGGTGATTTTGATACAGACCCGGATAAAATTATTTATGATAACCTTCATGGATATGGGATTTCAAGAGGGGCCTCAATGAATGTGGATTTCAGTTTCAGCTTTCCTTTGAGTGTTAATTTAGGAGTGACCTATCTGGATGTTTATCAAAAATTTGACGGGGAAAATAAAAAATCACAGCAGCTGCATGCCCCGAAATGGAGCGGAACCTACAATCTGACTTATAAGTTCCCTAATAATCTGACGGTAGATTTTACAGGACAGTTCTACGGACCGATGAGGCTTCCGGTACTTCCTAATGACTACCGCCCGGAATATTCACCCTTCTATTCTTTGGCTAATATTCAGGTTTCAAAAAGCTTTAAATCAGGTTTTGAGGTCTATTGCGGGATTAAAAACCTGTTCAATTTTACCCCGAAAGATCCTTTGATGAGGCCGTTTGACCCGTTTGATAAATCTGTTGATGACCCGGTAAGCAACCCTAACCATTATACTTTTGATACGACATACGGCTATGCGCCGATGCAGAGAATCAGAGGATTTCTGGGAATAAAATATACTTTGAAATGAAAACTTTTATTTTATTTTTAATGTTAGTGCCTTGTTTTTGTCTGTCTCAGATGAAGACAGGCACTTTTTCTGATCTTGAAATTTTGATGAAAGAAGATCCGAGACCGATTATCATCCATTTATACACAGACTGGTGCTCAGTTTGTAAAATGGAAAAGTATACCCTAAATAAAGATCAGGCGACTGTTGATCTGATCAATGAACATTTTTATATGGTCAGTTTTGAAGCTGAAAAAACAAAGGAAAAGATACAGTTTCAGGGAAAGGAATTTGAATATCTGCCCAATGGAAACTCCGGAATCCATGAACTGGCTCTGGCTTTGTCTAAAAATAAAAACCAGCCTGTATATCCGTTGTGGATTGTTTTGGATAAAAATCAAAAGCTCATGTATTATCATGAAGGCATCATTACTCCTGAAAAGATAAAGCAGAAACTTTTGGAAATTTCTGCTTTGTAACTAATGTTCTTTTGCCGGTTTACGCAAAGGCATAAAATTATTTTCATAACCCTTGTCATTGGAAGGACGGAGGAATGAAACAATCTCTGAAGGTAATTGAGTACATATAAGATGGCTTTACCTAAAGGTTCAATTTTCGGCATCAATCAAAATTGCCAGTTGAATGCATGGCTCACCGGATCGGTTGCTCCAGGCATGATTAGTTCCTCTTTGAATAACAATATCGCCCGGTTTAAGAAGTGTTTCCCCTTCTTCCATGATCAGATAGAGCTCTCCCGAAAGAATAATAATGTAATCCAGAGTTTGAGTTTGGTGCATCATCGGATGAGGTTCTCCGGTTTTGAATTCAACGCCAAGATCTTTATCAGGTGGAATGATCACATAGCGGAAATAGGTTCCGTTTTCAGGAGTCTGTGGAAATCCTGTGTTGGGAATTCTTGTTTCAAAATTTAATGCAGCCGGCATTTTCTGCGTATTCCAGATATCCGAAATGATTAGGCCCGGAAGATGTTCTACTGCATTTTCAGTCTGCTGATCTTCAATAATGACTGATTTTCCGTTTTTAATTCCTGTTACGACGCGTCTGGGGATTTTATTCATCTGTTAATGTTTCATGATAAGTTTATGACCTTGGGTCTGATTGTTTTTAAGCATAGAATGAGCTTTTAAAACAGTGTCTAAAGAAAGGTTTCCTATGTTTTTATAATTGGGTGGACTGATTGTTCCGTTTTCAATAAGTTTCGAAATTTCATCTAAACTTCCTTTGTAGTATTGATAATCTTTGTTCATGCTGTAGGAATAGTTGGAAATATTCATAATCACGGTTCCTTTATTGAAAAGGGTTTCGTGGGCGTCTTTTGTGACCAAAGCTGTTACATCTGCATATGTTCCGTTTATTTTTAAAACATCCGCAGTGATTTCTGACATATAGTTTCCTACGAGATCAATTCCGAAGTCGAAAGATTGATTCTCATTGGCTTTTAAAAGATTTTCTTTAAGGTTTTCTTCTTTATAATTAATGATCTGATGGCTTTTTAACCCTAATTCCAGAAGAATCTGTCTGTTTTCTTCACTTCCGACAGTAGCTACAATTTTCTGAAAATGATTGGTTATTAAAAATTTGATTACAAAAGAACCGACGCCACCTGTTGCGCCCGTTACCAGAACAGTATCATCATTTTTTAGTTTTAGGCGTCTGAAAATCTGGAGCGCTGTAAGTCCGGCTGATGGAATGGCAGCGGCCTGTTCGAAAGAAATACTTTTAGGTTTAAATGCAACAATAGCATCAGGGACAGCAATGTATTCAGCATAAGAGCCATTACTTCCCATAGATCCGCTTCCGCAGTATACTTCGTCTCCGATATTGAATTGATGGACATCTGCTCCTTTCTCAACAACAATTCCCGAAATTTCCCGACCTAAAACAGGTGATTTAAGAAGTTTCCGTTCCAGTTCGTTCTCAATCATCTGATAATCGATAGGATTAAAACCGCTGGCTTTGATCTGGATTAAAACTTCATGACTTTTCGGGTGAGGTTTTTCAATTTCAGCTTGTTTAAGCTGAAAATTTTCATTTAATATAATGGCTTTCATAAGAGTAATTTGATAGACAAATGTAAATAGAGAATAGTTTATATTTGCTACTAGTTAACTATTGGTAACTAGTTACCTTAATGAAACTATTATGGCAAAAATTATAGAAAACGGAATAGAAAGAGAGGCAAGCTGCACAGAAGAACTGTTTGCCATGCGTGACAGCCTGGATGTTCTGGGCGGAAAATGGAAGCTGATGATCTTACGATATCTTACCAACAGGCCAGACCAGCAGATCCACTTCAAAAAATTAGAACGTGGGATTGACGGGATTTCAGCAAAAATGCTGAGTAAAGAACTGAAAGAACTTGAAATCAATCTTCTCATTACAAGAAAGATTCAGGATACAAAACCAATTACTGTTGTTTATGCCGTGACAGAATACGGAAAATCGGTATTTCCGGTAACCGAAACATTAGTAAAATGGGGAATTATTCATCGGGAGAAGATCAAAGAATCGATGGGTTGATTTGATTTAAAGATTTTCCCACAGGATGAATTATTCTTTCACAATAAAAATCTGTGTCATCTGTGGGAATATAAAATTGTATAAGTTGGATCAACGAAAAGCTTTGTGTCTTCGCGATTAACAACAGTATCCTTAAAGATTTATCTCTGTAAAAGTTGAAAAAAATTACTCAAAACTACAGCAATAATCGCCAGTATCGCTGGCAATGCCTGTACAAAAAAGATCTTCTTTGTTGCTGAAATAGCTCCATAAATTCCGGCAATCGCCACACAACTCAGGAAAAATAGAGCAACATTGGTTTGCCACTTTGGATCTTCAATTAGAAGTGACCAGATCAGTCCTGCCGCAAGAAAACCATTATAAAGTCCCTGGTTGGCAGCAAGACCTTTAGTGGGTTTAAACATTTCCGCCGGCAATGCCGCTTTAAATACTTCTTTTCCTTTGGTTTCCCAGGCGAACATTTCCATCCACAGGATATAAATATGTTCCAGCGCAACGATGGCGATCAGGATTTTAGCAACAAGTTCCATGATTTAATTTTTTTGACATTGTAAAACTAAAAAAATAAAGTTAAGTTTGATTACTCAATTGCAAAGATGGATAATTTCAAAGCACATTTAAATAAATTTATCACAGTTACAGACGAAGAATATGCTTCTATATTTTCTTTTTTTCAGGAGATAGAAGTGAAAAAAAAACAGAATCTGATGCTTCACGGTGAAATCTGCAGATCGATGTATTTTGTTTCTGTGGGCTGTCTGAGAAAGTTTTTTGTGAATAAAAAAGGAACAGAGCAGACTACGGAATTTGCAATAGAAAACTGGTGGATCACAGATACATTTGCGTTTGAGAGACAGATCAAGTCAGATTTTTGTATTCAGGCTGTTGAGCACTCTACAATTTTTGTTATCACTCTTGCGCAGCAGGAACTTTTACTGCAAAAACATCCGGCAATGGAACGGTATTTCAGGATGATTTATCAGAGAGCATCTGCTGCTTCCGAAAAACGGATCCGTTATCTGTATGAGATGTCCAGAGAAGAATTTTATGTGCATTTCAGTACATTGTATCCCTGGTTTATCCAAAGAATCCCGCAGTATTTAATTGCTTCCTATTTAAACCTTACTCCGGAATATCTGAGTGAAATCAGAGCGAAATTACGTTCTTAAACCAGTTTAAGATTTTTACCAAATATAAGTCGGAGATTTGCCATGTTATTAAAAAGCAATATCATGACAGACAAAAATATTCATTTTCCGCAGTTATTTTTAAGGCTTGCCATTTCTGTGACCATGCTTTCTGCAGTAGCAGACAGATTTGGCTTCTGGGGGGCAAATTCTGCATGGGGAAACTGGACCAACTTTGAAATATATACCCGAAAACTTACTTTTTTCCTACCGGAAAGTTTAAGTATATTTTCCGCTTATACTGCAACATTTTTTGAAGTACTTTTTCCATTAATGCTGCTTTTGGGATTTAAAACCAGAATTGGAGCTTATGGAGCGGGCTTTCTTTTGCTAATTTTTGCAATATCGATGACGATAGCACTGGGAGCTAAAGCGCCACTTGATTTTTCTGTCTGGGTGGGAAGTGCAGGAGCATTTTTATTGGCTGTTCAGCCGAAATATTTTTTTAGTATAGATCATTTAACCAATAAATAATAATAGTATGAGCGCAAGATTAAATATTGCCACAGTAGATTCAGCTGCTTACAAAGCGATGTTGGGACTGGAAGGATACCTTCAGACCATTTCATTAAACCACATTCAAAAGGAATTAATTAAAATCAGAGCTTCGCAGATCAATAAATGTGCTTTCTGTCTTGATATGCACACAAAAGATGCGATCAAATATGGAGAGACCACTCAAAGAATTTTCATTCTTGAAGGATGGAGAGAAGCGAAAGAGTTTTTCACGGAAGAAGAGCAGTCTCTTTTGGCAATGACGGAAGAAATCACCCTGATCAGCCATCAAGGTCTTACGGAAGAAACTTTCCAAAAGGCAAAACAGCATTTTGATGATGCACAGATAGCCCAGATCATTATGGCTATTGTAACGATCAATGCATGGAATAGAATTGCAGTAAGTACACACTTGCCAGTTGCAAAATAGTTTTCCGTTTAAAGTTATTTACTGAAAAGATCCTTCCAGACTGGAAGGATCTTTTGTTTTGCTGTTATTGATTTTGTATTTCAAGAAGTTATTTTTTAAAGAAATAAATGAGAGTATCGCTTTTTTTTTAATTAATTCTGATGCTATTTGTAACATTTTTGACATTTTACTACTAACTGGACAAATCAATAAAAAAATATGAAAAAAACAACTACACTTATTAAAGCTTTAGCTTTTACCTTATCTGTTGGTTTTGCTCCGCTTGTTTTAGTCAATGCGCAGGATAAAAAAACAGTAATTTCAGTTAAAGATTTACCCAAAATTTCTATCTCTTCAGCAATGGGGAATTTTTATGCAAGTTTTAACGGGCAGCAAATTCCGACAGACTTTTTAATGGACAATTTAAAAAAATGGTTAGGAACGGACAGTAATCATACTTTTGAATTCGTAAGTGCTAAAACAGATGATCTGGGAATCAAACATTCTGTTTTTCAGCATTACTATAAAAATGTAAAAGTAGCTGATGAATTACTATTAATCCATGAAAAAGATGGGAAAGTAACTTATGTAAACGGAGAGTTAACGGCAAATATTAACCTGACCATTCAGCAGCCAATTACCAAAGCAGAAGTTGAAAATATTGTAAATGTTGATTTGAGAAAGGCTGATGTAACCTTTTCAGATTTTGAGCAGGTGATTACAAAAATATATGCCGGGGAAAGAGTAGATCTGTATTCGGTTTCTCAGATAGATGCTTTGTCTCTGAAAACTTTACAGGGATATATGTATTATATAGATAACGGAACTAAGAAGGTTGTAAAGAAATTAGAAAAAATTCATCATCATAATGTAGCGCCTGCTGTTAAAACGATTTCTATTGCTAAAAAATCAGCTGTAGGTATTACTCCTTTAGTAACCCCATTATTGGATACTCAGTCCACAAGTGCAACCTATTATAAAGGGAACCAGCAGATTACAGTAGATTCTTACAACGGAGCCTATCGTTTGAAAGATAACACCAGAAATATCCATACGCTTGACGGCACGGGATGGGATGGGAGCGGAAGCCCGGCCACCGGACTTACAGGGACTATAAATGAATATACCAATAGTACAGCCAATTATACAGCAGCAGCTACAAAGCCTGCTGTAGAAGTCCATTGGGCTATGAAAACTGCCCATGATTATTACGTCAATATTCATAATCGAAATTCTTATGATGGCAGCGGATCAATCATCAGAAATTACTATAATATCAATTTTAATACTCCCAATACCCCAATTGACGGTACTAATGCCGCTGCAATTGACCAGCAGGGTATTGTAGCAATGGTATACGGAAGCGGACTGTATCAGGGACAGGCAGGATATTTTGGTCCTATTGTCGGAATAGATGTAGCAGGACATGAATATTCTCACCTGATGGTAAGCAGGACGGCAAATTTAGCATATCAGAGAGAATCAGGAGCTCTAAATGAATCTTTTGCAGATATTTTTGGTACTGCTATAGAATTCTACTCCAATGTAAATCCGAACTGGACAATTGCAGAGGGAATTCCTAATGCGGCATTGGGAGCTACTTATTTCAGAGATATGTCTAACCCAAATGCAGGATCGGCTCAGATCGGAGGGAAACAACCGGATACTTATCAGGGAACCTATTGGCTGGATGCGTCCGGCACTTGTGTACCGAATGGTATTCCAAATGATCCTGCCAACAATGACAACTGTGGGGTACACAAAAATAGCGGAGTTGGAAACTATTGGTTCTACCTGCTTTCCCAGGGAGGGTCGGGAACTAATGATAAAGGAACTGCATTTAA includes:
- a CDS encoding TonB-dependent receptor plug domain-containing protein — protein: MKRILFSTVLLSSYCFSQETDSLSLQQHIKTDSTTVSKAKITTSNIEDVVITGTIKPTSRSKSPVAVEIYSQKFFQKNPTPSIFEAIAMVNGVKPQLNCSVCNTGDIHINGLEGPYTMILIDGMPIVSSLSTVYGLSGIPNSLVDRIEVVKGPASSIYGSEAMGGVINIITKNALTAPKLSVDLMTSTWSENNFDLATKFNVGKNAASLLSLNYFSFKEKIDRNKDNFTDAALQSRVSIFNKWNFQRKENRQASFAMRYLYEDRFGGEMQWNRSHRGSGDVYGESIYTNRAEVFGLYQWPLKEYIVTQFSYNYHDQNSFYGSNPYNALQKVAFAQTYWSKKLGKHDITSGVTFKRTFYDDNTPGTLSGDGVTNEPMKSPIWGAFVQDQWEINDKNTLLVGYRFDYDKIHHEVHSPRFAWKFSPNPYHTLRFNFGTGFRVVNLFTEDHAALTGSREVLIKSDLKPERSVNGNLNYIWKIPVGSRLLQLDASAFYTYFSNKIVGDFDTDPDKIIYDNLHGYGISRGASMNVDFSFSFPLSVNLGVTYLDVYQKFDGENKKSQQLHAPKWSGTYNLTYKFPNNLTVDFTGQFYGPMRLPVLPNDYRPEYSPFYSLANIQVSKSFKSGFEVYCGIKNLFNFTPKDPLMRPFDPFDKSVDDPVSNPNHYTFDTTYGYAPMQRIRGFLGIKYTLK
- a CDS encoding thioredoxin family protein — translated: MKTFILFLMLVPCFCLSQMKTGTFSDLEILMKEDPRPIIIHLYTDWCSVCKMEKYTLNKDQATVDLINEHFYMVSFEAEKTKEKIQFQGKEFEYLPNGNSGIHELALALSKNKNQPVYPLWIVLDKNQKLMYYHEGIITPEKIKQKLLEISAL
- a CDS encoding cupin domain-containing protein translates to MNKIPRRVVTGIKNGKSVIIEDQQTENAVEHLPGLIISDIWNTQKMPAALNFETRIPNTGFPQTPENGTYFRYVIIPPDKDLGVEFKTGEPHPMMHQTQTLDYIIILSGELYLIMEEGETLLKPGDIVIQRGTNHAWSNRSGEPCIQLAILIDAEN
- a CDS encoding NADP-dependent oxidoreductase, with translation MKAIILNENFQLKQAEIEKPHPKSHEVLIQIKASGFNPIDYQMIENELERKLLKSPVLGREISGIVVEKGADVHQFNIGDEVYCGSGSMGSNGSYAEYIAVPDAIVAFKPKSISFEQAAAIPSAGLTALQIFRRLKLKNDDTVLVTGATGGVGSFVIKFLITNHFQKIVATVGSEENRQILLELGLKSHQIINYKEENLKENLLKANENQSFDFGIDLVGNYMSEITADVLKINGTYADVTALVTKDAHETLFNKGTVIMNISNYSYSMNKDYQYYKGSLDEISKLIENGTISPPNYKNIGNLSLDTVLKAHSMLKNNQTQGHKLIMKH
- a CDS encoding winged helix-turn-helix transcriptional regulator; translation: MAKIIENGIEREASCTEELFAMRDSLDVLGGKWKLMILRYLTNRPDQQIHFKKLERGIDGISAKMLSKELKELEINLLITRKIQDTKPITVVYAVTEYGKSVFPVTETLVKWGIIHREKIKESMG
- a CDS encoding DUF1304 domain-containing protein is translated as MELVAKILIAIVALEHIYILWMEMFAWETKGKEVFKAALPAEMFKPTKGLAANQGLYNGFLAAGLIWSLLIEDPKWQTNVALFFLSCVAIAGIYGAISATKKIFFVQALPAILAIIAVVLSNFFQLLQR
- a CDS encoding Crp/Fnr family transcriptional regulator, whose protein sequence is MDNFKAHLNKFITVTDEEYASIFSFFQEIEVKKKQNLMLHGEICRSMYFVSVGCLRKFFVNKKGTEQTTEFAIENWWITDTFAFERQIKSDFCIQAVEHSTIFVITLAQQELLLQKHPAMERYFRMIYQRASAASEKRIRYLYEMSREEFYVHFSTLYPWFIQRIPQYLIASYLNLTPEYLSEIRAKLRS
- a CDS encoding DoxX family membrane protein — its product is MTDKNIHFPQLFLRLAISVTMLSAVADRFGFWGANSAWGNWTNFEIYTRKLTFFLPESLSIFSAYTATFFEVLFPLMLLLGFKTRIGAYGAGFLLLIFAISMTIALGAKAPLDFSVWVGSAGAFLLAVQPKYFFSIDHLTNK
- a CDS encoding carboxymuconolactone decarboxylase family protein translates to MSARLNIATVDSAAYKAMLGLEGYLQTISLNHIQKELIKIRASQINKCAFCLDMHTKDAIKYGETTQRIFILEGWREAKEFFTEEEQSLLAMTEEITLISHQGLTEETFQKAKQHFDDAQIAQIIMAIVTINAWNRIAVSTHLPVAK
- a CDS encoding M4 family metallopeptidase yields the protein MKKTTTLIKALAFTLSVGFAPLVLVNAQDKKTVISVKDLPKISISSAMGNFYASFNGQQIPTDFLMDNLKKWLGTDSNHTFEFVSAKTDDLGIKHSVFQHYYKNVKVADELLLIHEKDGKVTYVNGELTANINLTIQQPITKAEVENIVNVDLRKADVTFSDFEQVITKIYAGERVDLYSVSQIDALSLKTLQGYMYYIDNGTKKVVKKLEKIHHHNVAPAVKTISIAKKSAVGITPLVTPLLDTQSTSATYYKGNQQITVDSYNGAYRLKDNTRNIHTLDGTGWDGSGSPATGLTGTINEYTNSTANYTAAATKPAVEVHWAMKTAHDYYVNIHNRNSYDGSGSIIRNYYNINFNTPNTPIDGTNAAAIDQQGIVAMVYGSGLYQGQAGYFGPIVGIDVAGHEYSHLMVSRTANLAYQRESGALNESFADIFGTAIEFYSNVNPNWTIAEGIPNAALGATYFRDMSNPNAGSAQIGGKQPDTYQGTYWLDASGTCVPNGIPNDPANNDNCGVHKNSGVGNYWFYLLSQGGSGTNDKGTAFNVTGITIQKAEKIAFRTLTTYLTANSGYINAYDQSKQAAIDLYGVGSNELQQVVNAWCAVGVGNCANLLAVDEATKSDLQNIKIYPNPATNGQFTIESGIKGNADYEIYDLSGKLIKSAEKLVKGINKVNGNGIQSGVYLVKINADGNVISKKIVVK